A window of Bactrocera dorsalis isolate Fly_Bdor chromosome 4, ASM2337382v1, whole genome shotgun sequence genomic DNA:
ctgttgtatgtatttttaaaagtgtttaTGTGCTAATAAATTAAGTGTTATCATGCCTGTGAGGAAATTCCTTCCATTAAAGCAAAAACTTGAAATTGCTCAAAAACTCGAGAAAGGTGCTAGTGTTTCATCCTTAGCAAAGATTTATGGTGTGGCCAAATCAAGTTtcgggaataaaaaaaaatgctcgtAGTATTATATCCCACCAGGCAGTCGGAGCATCTAAGCGGAAGACTCTTAGAAAAGGCGAGTATCCCCGCATGGAGAAGATGTTATATAAGTGGTTTATAGCTCAACGAAACAAAAATTGTCCAGTTACTGGGGAAATGCTTAAGAAAAAAGCAATGAAGCTGCATGCTGACTTTAAGGAAAAAGAAGGTAGCTTTCATGCCAGCCCCGGTTGGTTATCTGGATTTAAAACTCGCTTTGGAATCCGACTTTTAAAAGTGTGTGGTGAGAAACTTTCATCGGATATCCAGGCAACTGATCCCTTTAAGCATAAACTCAGAAACATTATTTACGAATTGAAGCTTTGCGAGGACCAAGTATATAACGCAGACGAGACCGGCTTGTTTTGGAAAATGCTTCCTGATAGAACGTATGTCAGTCAAACAGAAAAAGCAGCTCCGGGAAGAAAAGCAGAAAAGGCCGGAATTACTGTTCTTGCATGTACAAATGCAACTGGTCAGCATAAAGTCAAACCCTTAATAATTGGGCATGCCAAGAAGCCGCGCTCTTTTAAGGCTTATGACATCCCGGTAGACTATCGGAACTCTAAGAATGCATGGATGACTGCCAACATTTTCAGAGAATGGTTTCACCATTGCTTCGTCCCTCAGGTACATTTATAATGCAACTCCTAACATTTTTGCAGAGTATTTATTCGTTTTTAATTGATATTAGATTCATAAGTATTTACTACAGAAAGGATTACCAGCCAAAGCTATCCTTTTGCTTGATGACGCCCCTTGCCATCCTCCAGAAGATGAACTTAAAACTGCTGATGGATCCATATTCGTGATGTATATGCCTCCAAATGTAACGCCTTTAATTCAGCCTATGGATCAAAATGTGATTCGCTTAACTAAGCTGTATTACAAAAAGCATCTCCTGCTTTTAGCTGTAGGAAAGGATGACATCACACAATTTCTAAAACATTTAACTTTAAAGGATGCTGTATCATTTTTAATGCTTGCTTGGAATCAGCTGCAAGCAAATGTAATAGTAAAATGTTGGAAGCCTTTATTAGTATGCTTAAATACTACAGAAGCAAACGAAAGCGAGGATGAATACGATGATATTCCTTTGAGCTTACTTCGTCAAAAAATATTGCAGGAAAAATGGAAAGAAGTTCATGATATACAGGGTCTGCTGCAAGTTGTATTACCGGAGGTAATTTTATTCACCCTCTTGACAAGCACCtgttaattaagtttttatgtGAACATTATTTGTTTTAGGAAATCTACACTGAACAAGATATTGAGAAGTGGAATTCAATCCAAGTTGACGAAGAAATTGATTTAGATAATTATGCCATGGATACTGAAGAATCTGGTGATGACAGCCAAGGCGAAGGACAGATCGGAAATTCAATAAAAGCTACTGAAGCCATTAAAAGCTTCGATATAGCTATCGCATGGGCTGAAGCTAACACCACTGACTATGCTGGCATACTAGTACTGAAAAGTCTACGCGAAAAAGCGGtccaaaagtcaatttccgagATCAAAAAGCAAACATCTATTCGCAAATTCTttcaataatatgtatgtatttttcaaaaaattactttatacatataacctgttttgtttacataaacaaacatgaatttaaagctaataaaccaagttaaaaaaaaaatgttaaccttAATATAGTGAACAACCTCGATACTGCGAACAGGCCTTGCAGAAATTAGTTCACTATATCCAGACTCCACTGTATATTctatattgcatgaacacctggccgtaaaaaaggtttgatctcgttggatcccgcacaatttgacaatcgctcaaaaaaaggatCCTGTGGAttagtgtaaagaaatgctgaaaaaatacgatcgcggtgcttcaaaagacgtttataagatcgtcacaggtgacgaatcatggatctatgcgtatgagcccgaaacaaaacagcaatcgaccgtgtgggtcttccaagacgagccaaatccaacgaaagttgttcgtggaagaagcactccgaagcaaatggtcgcctgtttcttcggcaaaactggtcatgtggcgactgttccgcttgagcaacgtaggacggtcaattctgagtggtacaccaccatttgtttgcctgaagtctttggagaaattcgaaaaacgaacaagagaagacgaatcattgtgcaccatgacaatgccaGCTCTCACatatcggctcaaaccagcgcctctttgaccggccaaaacgtcgaattgatgggtcatccgcggtacagccctgacttggcaccctatgacttctttttattcccacacatcaagaaaataatgcgtggtcaacgattttcgtcgccagaagatgctgttgaagcattcaaaaaccatgttttggaggtgtctcaatcggagtggaaaaagtgcttcgaaaattggtttgagcgcatgcaaaagtgtataaatcttgatggagaatattttgaaaaacaataaaaccattttcgttgataaatattcctattttcattattaggccagagatatatatatatagcagccctcgtaagtAGTTTTGAAATTATGAGGACACCGACTTTTAAAATGTGAGTTGTGGGGAAAAAGCTTTAAGGTTTTTAAATATGATGTAAAACGTTCATAAGATGGGTTTAAAAATACTCTTAACttcgttattttttatacaagatACTTGAAATCTAGACACAACTCTCTTGAGATGTTATTTaagactaaaaaaaaatcaaaatttaaaaatgaaaataataatatgtaattattaaaaattaaatacatattttttttagagtaatttattattaaacgtagataaaaaatgaaaaaaacggGTTTAATACTTTGTATACCCATTTCTACAAATTAAtatgtttagaaaaaaattttaaaaattttcacgtGGGTAATTTTAGGATAAATGGGCATGTGTCTTTCAGTGAATTAATGGTAATATTTTACTTAGTATTTCTAGAAAACAGGTAGTTGTAAACtgcttgaatatacatatgtacgtatgtaagtaaTTTCCTGAGAAGTAGTTGGTTGAATTACAAATACGAAATCAATAGAGTCGCAAATGCCACAAACAGTCTCTAAACTCCACAGTGAACATTATAATCTTTAGACTATCAGCGATCAAAGAAATCATAAGTTTTATCAAATTTTGATGAAATAGAAAGAACAGAAATACCACACTGatgtctttttttatttgaatcgTCCAGAAGATCATTATGATCAAGAAAGACCCTTTCCGAAACGTTTGGTACATGCGTGACTCAtcacaaaagaaattttcaataaagagCTCAACAAAGCACCtcctaaaaataaatgtaataaaaatcaGAAGATCAGCCAAAGTTTTGAATTGGTGATaagaattatttcattatttcttgaaaccgcaaattattaaaaaaaaaatggcagtGCAAATTCCAATCATAATTACAACAGTATTGCATAtcagttgaaatttttgcaaattaggAAATATCGATAATAATTcaatcaaaaatgtttaattgaGTTGCCAGCgcctcataatttttttgtggtgAGGTTGGCAACGATATTAAATCTTTCAGTGACTTTCCAAACATGTAAGATGCAAACTAAAAATTAGTAAACTAAAGTTTAGTTATATCAAGTTCAGCTAACTGAGGGTTATAATCATAATGGAGGTGCCATACTTCCTACACATTCGCGAATAACATGAATATTGGAAAGAAGAGTTATTaacttttacttttaaataactCTAGGTTATATAATGACAGAAAAAGCACATGACCATCACGACCTTTACTGAAATCCtaaataaaaagcattttttaccACTCAGCGTTAACGCCAACGCGGCATTAATAAATAAAGCGGCAACtttaaaaagaaatgaaaagaaaaacgaactaatttttaaggaaaattacaattttttcgttttctgcagcgattttaattaatttttcaactatCAGCGTTGTCGCTGCGTTTATTTAGGTAAGCGTAAGGTATTGAAatccatattattattatatatacattagggtgtttttttttatagaactactaaattttttttccggcccgtcacgaaatttccttgaaaataccctaaaaaaaattctctgaaagatggtatgtattaaaaaatctatgaaaattgcatacagccttacttaaaaagccgaatatctagaagtattaatgatagcgattttgacctcaaACCTTTTTATATATCTACGccgttttttttgaaatatgtacatatatacaccggCCGACATCATTTTCCTTCCTCAAGTTCTGATTATTTTTTCCCACTAATTTGGTAGTGCTGATCACGAAATTAAACCTCATTTTATCGTATCACATCAGgcttttttttgtgttcgagATTTAATTTCTTTAGAATACAGTCCTGTGCATAATTAGTAAAAACCTGATATGATAGGGCAAATATGTGGGTGTTTTCgtgttaaaaatagtaaaaattggtGATATTTGTGGCTCAAATACAAACAacgttcaaaaaattttcaattgttggccggtgatatttgtataaaacgtattacaaatttaaatatattttttaaattcattgttTATAGTCTATATACAGTGGCGggcaaaagtctacatacaccccctgttttcttcgatgtgagagtacaaaaactttttagaaaaatatgttgatacagttttattctaatcttctttctaataacaacaaacttaaaaaatccgttaattaatataaaactacaaatttatggaatgaaaactcaaatattgtgttgacaaaagtctacatacagtacaaagataacttagttcagtgcgaaaaactttacaaaatgctagttattaagacgttttagtatttagttgggtccccattggcatctataactgcttgaagatgcCGTgacattgattctgctaaatttgtcaacgctgcagatataatgctgttccaaggttccaatatgcgctcttagagtatagcagagctagaaactttgtgctttctaattctacgctccaaaatctcctagaaatgttcaataatattcatatttagactttgaggtggtgtatttgattgccttggagtataataaagcaaccagtcactaacaatttgcgccgcatgcatcggatcgttatcttgttgaaatatccaactggaactgagccctaaattatccaccaaaggcttcgaattatgttccaacagagacttatacttataaccgtccatttcaccttcaataaagtccgaatttctaactccagaggccgcaacagctccccaaaccattacgctgccgccaccgagcttcacaattgatactacgttgttcggttcaagcgtggcgttagttttccttcaaattttagcccttttttcactaccaaaaagggtgaatttagaatcatctgtaaatgaaacttttttccaaaaatccatttccttttctttgtgttttttggcgaactttaaacgaagtttccgattttttcagaaataaaaggtttcttccgtggtgttctactgtggaatccgttatcgtttagagtttttttttttattgttcttggttggatactcatttgtgacgtacttactatgcgttcggctatatttggagcatttacttttggattttggtctacttcgttgagaatcaggctgacgtctctacaAGATtgttttttgggcgtccactgcgcggtttattttcgttggaaccattatttttaaagttttttagaattgtctgtactgttgctcgactcaagtttaaaattttagaaatttcaccatatatttttttcttttctttcttttatcaccaaatttcttacatcaattgctatttcatttcgcggagccattatagctattgaaatgattaaaccacaactaaattcaataaatatcaaacaataaacatattgaaataaaagaaaaagtctaacgttaccttactgttaatataacaatgtacaaaatatgagatttgaactgtatgtagacttttgtcaaagcaatttttgagtttttctcccataaatttgttgttttatgttaaataatgaatttttttagttaattgttattataataaatattagaataaaactgtataaatacatttttctaaaaactttttgtactctcatatcaatggaaatagggtgtgtatgtagacttttgtccgccactgtatatttTTACAACTAAGATAATTTAATGATAATATGTACTGTTATTTGCCATCTAAAATTATTGCAATCGATTTCATTTTATCGTCCTAAATACTCAAATATCGcatatactaaaatattatctatcgccatttttattataaatagtgCTAACAATCTACATATATCCC
This region includes:
- the LOC125778376 gene encoding jerky protein homolog-like, which gives rise to MVWPNQVSGIKKNARSIISHQAVGASKRKTLRKGEYPRMEKMLYKWFIAQRNKNCPVTGEMLKKKAMKLHADFKEKEGSFHASPGWLSGFKTRFGIRLLKVCGEKLSSDIQATDPFKHKLRNIIYELKLCEDQVYNADETGLFWKMLPDRTYVSQTEKAAPGRKAEKAGITVLACTNATGQHKVKPLIIGHAKKPRSFKAYDIPVDYRNSKNAWMTANIFREWFHHCFVPQIHKYLLQKGLPAKAILLLDDAPCHPPEDELKTADGSIFVMYMPPNVTPLIQPMDQNVIRLTKLYYKKHLLLLAVGKDDITQFLKHLTLKDAVSFLMLAWNQLQANVIVKCWKPLLVCLNTTEANESEDEYDDIPLSLLRQKILQEKWKEVHDIQGLLQVVLPEEIYTEQDIEKWNSIQVDEEIDLDNYAMDTEESGDDSQGEGQIGNSIKATEAIKSFDIAIAWAEANTTDYAGILVLKSLREKAVQKSISEIKKQTSIRKFFQ